From a region of the Paenibacillus lutimineralis genome:
- a CDS encoding sugar-binding transcriptional regulator, translated as MDQDKQRLSIEAARLYYLSDYSQIDIAAKLGVSRPTVSRLLQYAKEQGFVRIDISDPLEDLNELGSRLKQKYNLETVLVCYSPVNEYKEIQKYISKAAADYLHETVQDTDIIGVSWGRTMHVVALQLQQKQVRGVEVVQLKGGISHSHVNTYAAETMNLFAAAYHTIARYLPLPVIFDSVALKEMVEKDRHIHRIIELGKQANIAVFTVGTVNDDALLFQLGYFSEEEKQLLQTKGIGDICSRFFDAEGNLCSEEINNRTVGIDLSDLQNKEKSILVAGGQRKIDAIRGALIGKYANILVTDQFTAQALL; from the coding sequence ATGGATCAAGATAAACAAAGATTGAGTATTGAGGCAGCAAGATTATACTATTTATCGGATTATAGCCAGATCGATATAGCCGCTAAGCTGGGGGTCTCCCGTCCGACGGTATCCCGGCTGCTGCAATATGCGAAGGAGCAGGGCTTTGTACGGATCGATATCTCTGACCCGTTGGAGGATTTGAATGAGCTTGGCTCTCGTCTTAAGCAGAAGTATAACCTGGAAACGGTGCTAGTGTGCTATTCGCCAGTTAATGAGTATAAGGAGATTCAGAAATATATCAGCAAGGCTGCAGCCGATTATTTGCACGAGACGGTTCAAGATACGGATATTATCGGGGTTTCCTGGGGCAGAACGATGCATGTTGTCGCGCTTCAACTCCAGCAGAAGCAGGTTCGTGGCGTCGAGGTTGTCCAGCTTAAGGGAGGCATCAGTCATTCCCACGTCAATACGTATGCAGCGGAGACAATGAATCTGTTCGCTGCAGCTTACCATACGATTGCGCGGTATTTGCCGCTCCCGGTTATCTTCGATAGTGTGGCGTTGAAGGAGATGGTGGAGAAGGATCGCCATATTCACCGCATTATCGAGCTTGGCAAGCAGGCGAATATTGCCGTATTTACAGTCGGGACCGTGAATGATGATGCGCTCTTGTTCCAGCTGGGGTATTTCAGTGAGGAAGAGAAGCAGCTATTGCAGACGAAAGGAATTGGCGATATTTGCTCGCGCTTCTTTGATGCCGAAGGCAATCTGTGCAGCGAAGAGATTAATAATAGAACAGTAGGCATTGATTTGTCGGACCTGCAAAATAAAGAGAAATCGATCCTCGTCGCCGGGGGACAGCGTAAGATTGACGCGATCCGCGGCGCGCTTATTGGCAAATACGCCAATATTCTGGTGACGGATCAATTTACTGCCCAAGCCTTGTTATAG
- the deoC gene encoding deoxyribose-phosphate aldolase codes for MNIARMIDHTLLRADATQAEISKLVDEAKQYQFASVCVNPTWVSYSAEHLAGTEVKVCTVIGFPLGATTSEVKVFETKNAIEHGANEVDMVINVGQLKAGNDDFVQQDIEAVVKAASGKALVKVIIETCLLTDEEKVRACELSVKAGADFVKTSTGFSTGGATPEDVALMRRTVGPEVGVKASGGVRSLEDVNKMIEAGASRIGASSGVSIMNGLTSSSSY; via the coding sequence ATGAACATAGCACGTATGATTGACCATACGCTATTGCGTGCAGATGCGACACAAGCAGAAATTTCTAAATTGGTGGATGAGGCGAAGCAATATCAGTTTGCTTCTGTATGTGTGAATCCGACATGGGTATCTTATTCTGCTGAGCATCTTGCCGGCACAGAAGTGAAGGTATGTACAGTTATCGGTTTCCCGCTTGGAGCTACAACCTCCGAAGTGAAAGTGTTCGAGACGAAGAATGCGATCGAGCATGGAGCAAACGAAGTGGATATGGTGATCAACGTCGGCCAACTGAAGGCTGGAAATGACGATTTTGTACAGCAAGATATTGAGGCGGTTGTGAAAGCGGCTTCGGGTAAAGCGCTAGTGAAAGTCATCATTGAAACTTGCCTGTTGACGGACGAAGAGAAGGTACGGGCTTGCGAACTGTCGGTAAAGGCAGGCGCTGATTTCGTGAAGACTTCGACTGGTTTCTCTACAGGCGGAGCGACACCTGAGGATGTTGCATTGATGCGGAGAACAGTAGGTCCAGAAGTCGGAGTGAAAGCATCTGGTGGTGTTCGTAGCCTCGAAGACGTGAACAAGATGATCGAAGCGGGCGCATCTCGTATTGGTGCCAGCTCTGGCGTAAGTATCATGAATGGATTAACTTCATCATCTTCTTATTAA
- a CDS encoding cytidine deaminase, whose amino-acid sequence MKDKLIQEALEARKTAYTPYSHFQVGAAVLADGVIYRGCNIENASYGLTNCAERTAIFKAVSEGKKKIEAVAVVADTEGPVSPCGACRQVLAEFCDSDTKIYLTNLKGHTEEWSMSRLLPGAFSAADMDKEND is encoded by the coding sequence ATGAAAGATAAATTGATTCAAGAGGCATTGGAAGCGCGTAAGACGGCATATACGCCGTACTCTCATTTTCAAGTTGGGGCAGCGGTATTAGCAGATGGCGTTATCTATCGTGGCTGTAATATCGAGAATGCATCCTATGGTCTGACCAACTGTGCTGAACGGACTGCCATATTCAAGGCCGTATCGGAAGGCAAGAAGAAGATTGAGGCTGTCGCGGTTGTTGCGGATACGGAAGGTCCAGTATCTCCATGTGGAGCCTGCCGTCAAGTACTTGCTGAGTTTTGTGATAGCGATACCAAGATATATTTGACAAATCTTAAGGGTCATACGGAGGAATGGTCGATGTCCCGCTTGCTGCCTGGAGCTTTCTCGGCTGCGGATATGGATAAGGAGAATGATTAA
- a CDS encoding NupC/NupG family nucleoside CNT transporter, translating to MKYVIAIIGLLAVFGLTYITSKDRRNIRYRPLVQMIVLQVILAFLLLNTSVGEFLIRGFASIFESLLAYAAEGVNFVFGGIANEGQAPFFLNVLLPIVVISALIGILQYTKILPFIIKYIGLVLSKVNGMGKLESYNAVASAILGQSEVFISVKKQIGLLPERRLYTLCASAMSTVSMSIVGAYMTMIEPRYVVTALVLNLFGGFIIASILNPYRVSKEEDILEVQEEGKQSFFEMLGEYIMDGFKVAIVVAAMLIGFVALIALVNGIFGSVFGITFQELLGYVFAPFAFLMGVPWKEAVDAGSIMATKMVANEFVAMLDLSNMTTLSPKTIGIVSIFLVSFANFSSIGIIAGAVKGLHEKQGNVVARFGLRLLYGATMVSVLSAIVAGIFL from the coding sequence ATGAAATATGTTATCGCGATAATCGGTCTGCTTGCAGTCTTTGGCCTCACTTACATCACGAGTAAAGATCGGCGTAACATTCGCTATCGACCGCTTGTGCAAATGATCGTTTTACAGGTCATTCTTGCATTCCTCTTGCTTAATACCAGTGTCGGCGAGTTTCTGATCCGGGGCTTTGCCTCGATCTTTGAATCCTTGCTGGCCTATGCTGCGGAAGGCGTCAACTTTGTATTCGGCGGTATTGCTAATGAAGGACAAGCACCGTTTTTCCTGAATGTACTACTGCCAATCGTAGTCATTTCCGCTTTAATCGGTATTTTGCAATATACAAAGATATTGCCTTTCATTATTAAGTACATTGGTCTAGTGTTAAGTAAAGTGAACGGTATGGGTAAATTGGAGTCCTACAACGCGGTTGCCTCCGCGATTCTGGGTCAATCCGAGGTATTTATATCGGTGAAGAAGCAAATCGGCTTGCTGCCGGAACGGCGTTTGTATACGTTGTGCGCCTCCGCGATGTCAACGGTATCCATGTCCATTGTCGGTGCATATATGACGATGATCGAGCCAAGATATGTCGTTACAGCGCTCGTACTGAACCTGTTTGGCGGATTTATTATCGCTTCGATTCTGAATCCGTACAGAGTGTCCAAGGAAGAGGATATTCTCGAAGTGCAGGAAGAAGGCAAGCAATCGTTCTTCGAAATGCTCGGCGAATATATTATGGACGGATTCAAAGTAGCGATTGTCGTTGCCGCCATGCTGATCGGCTTCGTTGCGCTGATTGCTCTCGTTAACGGCATTTTCGGCAGTGTGTTCGGAATTACGTTCCAGGAGCTGCTCGGCTACGTGTTCGCACCTTTTGCCTTCCTGATGGGTGTACCTTGGAAGGAAGCAGTTGATGCTGGAAGTATCATGGCGACGAAGATGGTAGCTAACGAATTCGTAGCTATGCTGGATCTAAGCAATATGACGACGCTGTCTCCGAAGACGATCGGGATCGTCTCGATCTTCCTTGTCTCCTTCGCGAACTTCTCATCGATCGGTATCATTGCCGGAGCTGTTAAAGGCTTGCATGAGAAGCAGGGTAATGTTGTTGCCCGGTTCGGCCTGCGTCTCCTATATGGCGCGACGATGGTAAGCGTATTGTCTGCGATCGTGGCTGGTATCTTCCTGTAA
- the deoB gene encoding phosphopentomutase produces the protein MKSFKRIHLIVMDSVGIGEAPDAAQFDDVGADTFGHIAEQCGGLNMPNMAKLGLSNIRQIPGVEVADKPMAYYCKMQETSRGKDTMTGHWEIMGLYIDTPFRVFPDGFPDELIQRIEEKTGRKVIGNKPASGTEIIKELGEEHVKTGALIVYTSADSVLQIAAHEEVVPLKELYEICEFCREITRDDPYMLGRIIARPFVGEPGNFTRTPNRHDYALKPFGRTTMNELKDQGFDVISLGKISDIYDGEGITKAIRTKSNMDGMDKLIATLDESFTGLSFINLVDFDALFGHRRDPQGYGQALEEYDARLPEVFAKLGEDDLLLITADHGNDPTYKGTDHTREYVPLLAYSPRFTDGGRELPLRRTFADIGATVADNFGVTLPKYGESFLADLK, from the coding sequence ATGAAATCATTCAAACGAATTCACCTGATTGTGATGGACTCGGTAGGTATAGGAGAAGCGCCGGACGCTGCGCAATTCGATGACGTAGGCGCGGATACATTTGGACACATCGCTGAGCAATGCGGTGGACTGAATATGCCTAATATGGCGAAGCTTGGATTGTCTAATATTCGCCAGATACCGGGGGTAGAAGTAGCGGACAAGCCTATGGCATATTACTGTAAAATGCAGGAGACTTCCCGCGGTAAGGACACGATGACAGGCCACTGGGAGATCATGGGTCTTTACATTGATACTCCGTTCCGTGTGTTCCCGGACGGATTTCCTGATGAACTGATCCAGCGGATTGAAGAGAAGACGGGCCGCAAGGTGATTGGCAACAAGCCAGCCAGCGGTACAGAGATTATTAAAGAACTCGGGGAAGAGCATGTGAAGACCGGGGCGTTGATTGTATACACATCAGCTGACTCTGTGCTGCAAATTGCTGCGCATGAAGAGGTCGTTCCGCTCAAGGAACTGTATGAGATTTGCGAATTCTGCCGGGAAATTACAAGAGATGACCCTTATATGCTGGGAAGAATTATCGCTCGTCCGTTCGTGGGTGAGCCTGGCAACTTCACGCGTACGCCGAACCGCCATGATTATGCGCTCAAACCTTTTGGGCGTACGACGATGAACGAATTGAAGGATCAGGGATTTGACGTGATCTCTCTGGGCAAGATCTCCGATATTTATGATGGCGAAGGCATTACGAAGGCGATCAGAACCAAGTCCAACATGGACGGTATGGACAAATTAATCGCCACCCTGGATGAGTCATTCACAGGCCTTAGCTTTATTAATCTGGTTGATTTCGATGCCCTTTTCGGTCATCGCCGCGATCCGCAAGGCTACGGCCAAGCGTTGGAGGAATACGATGCTCGTCTGCCTGAGGTATTCGCTAAGCTGGGTGAGGACGACTTGCTTCTAATCACAGCCGACCACGGCAACGATCCGACTTACAAAGGAACAGACCATACACGGGAATATGTACCGCTGCTGGCTTACTCGCCACGCTTCACCGACGGCGGACGCGAGCTTCCGCTGCGTCGTACATTCGCCGACATTGGCGCTACCGTTGCTGATAATTTCGGCGTGACGCTTCCTAAGTATGGTGAGAGCTTCTTGGCTGATTTGAAATAA
- the deoD gene encoding purine-nucleoside phosphorylase — MSVHIGAKQGEIAETILLPGDPLRAKFIAETYFENISCYNEVRGMLGFTGTYKGKRISVQGTGMGIPTTSIYVNELISEYGVKNLFRVGTCGAMQEHVHVRDVVLAQASCTDSSMNRHVFGGYDFSPIASFPLLKGAYDNGIAKGLNLHVGNIFSSDMFYRDDKSIVQKLMDYGVLAVEMETTALYSLAAKFGVNALTILTVSDHLLTGEETTSQERQTTFHDMMEVALETAISL; from the coding sequence ATGAGTGTACACATTGGTGCGAAGCAAGGCGAGATAGCAGAGACGATATTGCTGCCGGGGGACCCACTCCGGGCAAAATTTATCGCTGAGACCTATTTCGAGAACATATCCTGCTATAACGAAGTACGTGGAATGTTGGGATTTACCGGAACCTATAAAGGCAAACGCATCTCAGTGCAAGGTACAGGCATGGGGATTCCGACTACAAGCATTTATGTCAATGAGCTTATCAGTGAATATGGCGTGAAAAATTTGTTCCGGGTAGGCACCTGCGGCGCAATGCAGGAGCATGTGCATGTACGCGATGTTGTGCTTGCACAGGCATCCTGTACGGACTCCAGCATGAATCGTCATGTATTTGGTGGATATGACTTCTCCCCAATCGCCAGCTTCCCACTGCTGAAGGGAGCCTATGACAATGGTATTGCTAAAGGCTTGAACCTGCATGTCGGCAACATCTTCAGCTCGGATATGTTCTATCGCGATGACAAATCCATTGTGCAGAAGCTGATGGATTATGGGGTACTTGCGGTGGAGATGGAGACAACTGCTCTGTATTCTCTGGCTGCTAAATTCGGCGTTAACGCATTAACGATTCTGACCGTCAGCGATCATCTGTTGACAGGGGAAGAGACAACGTCTCAAGAGCGTCAGACGACCTTCCACGATATGATGGAGGTTGCTCTAGAGACCGCTATTTCTCTGTAA
- a CDS encoding pyrimidine-nucleoside phosphorylase codes for MRMVDLIAKKRDGKELTTEEINFVIEGYTNGDIPDYQMSAFAMATYFRDMTERERADLTMAMVNSGDTIDLSAIEGIKVDKHSTGGVGDTTTLVLAPLVAALDIPVAKMSGRGLGHTGGTIDKLESIEGFHVEISKDEFVSLVNNHKIAVIGQTGNLTPADKKLYALRDVTATVNSIPLIASSIMSKKIAAGSDAIVLDVKTGAGAFMKTPEDAKELAHAMVSIGNNVGRKTMAVISDMGQPLGRAIGNSLEVQEAIDTLRGHGPEDLEELCLALGRQMVYLAGKASSLEDAEEQLKEVIRNCKALDKFKEFIANQGGNPEVVDHPEKLPQAAYRIEVPAREDGVVAEIVADEIGTAAMLLGAGRATKESEIDLAVGLMLNKKIGDAVKAGESLVTIHANREKVDDVIEKIYANIRIANHAEAPVLVHEIVTE; via the coding sequence ATGAGAATGGTTGATTTGATTGCGAAGAAACGGGACGGCAAAGAACTGACGACAGAAGAGATCAACTTTGTTATTGAAGGTTACACGAACGGGGACATTCCGGACTATCAAATGAGTGCTTTCGCTATGGCGACATATTTCCGCGACATGACCGAACGGGAGCGGGCCGATCTGACAATGGCAATGGTGAATTCCGGAGATACCATCGATCTGTCGGCGATTGAAGGCATTAAGGTAGATAAGCACTCCACCGGCGGCGTGGGTGATACGACAACCCTGGTTCTGGCACCTCTTGTTGCTGCGCTGGACATTCCGGTTGCGAAGATGTCTGGTCGTGGACTAGGACATACAGGTGGTACCATCGATAAGCTGGAATCGATCGAAGGATTCCATGTTGAGATCAGCAAGGACGAATTCGTGAGTTTGGTTAACAATCACAAGATCGCGGTCATCGGTCAGACCGGTAACCTTACCCCAGCAGACAAGAAGTTATATGCGCTGCGTGACGTTACGGCAACCGTTAACTCCATTCCGTTGATCGCTAGCTCGATTATGAGTAAGAAGATCGCTGCCGGATCAGATGCTATAGTCCTTGATGTGAAGACCGGCGCAGGCGCCTTCATGAAGACACCGGAGGATGCGAAGGAACTGGCTCATGCAATGGTTAGCATCGGCAACAATGTTGGACGCAAGACGATGGCTGTAATCTCCGATATGGGCCAGCCGCTCGGTCGTGCAATCGGCAACTCGTTGGAAGTACAGGAAGCGATTGATACGCTTCGCGGTCATGGACCAGAGGATCTCGAGGAGTTGTGCCTTGCCCTGGGTAGACAAATGGTATACCTCGCTGGCAAAGCTTCTTCGTTAGAGGATGCAGAGGAGCAGCTGAAGGAAGTCATCCGCAACTGCAAAGCGTTGGATAAATTCAAGGAATTTATCGCGAACCAAGGTGGTAATCCAGAGGTTGTAGATCATCCGGAGAAATTGCCACAGGCAGCGTACCGGATCGAAGTTCCGGCCCGTGAAGACGGCGTCGTAGCGGAGATTGTTGCCGATGAGATCGGTACGGCAGCTATGCTGCTTGGCGCAGGCCGCGCAACCAAGGAATCTGAGATCGACCTTGCCGTCGGTCTGATGCTGAACAAGAAGATCGGTGACGCCGTGAAGGCGGGCGAATCCCTCGTAACGATCCATGCG